One Leucobacter muris DNA segment encodes these proteins:
- a CDS encoding helix-turn-helix domain-containing protein, whose protein sequence is MQPTAVAALLGLHVETVLHRLDASIAFNVSELELIARMLHLDVQIFFDQAERIRKPV, encoded by the coding sequence GTGCAACCGACGGCGGTGGCGGCCCTGCTCGGACTGCACGTCGAGACGGTGCTGCACCGCCTCGACGCCTCGATCGCTTTCAACGTCTCGGAACTGGAACTGATCGCACGGATGCTGCATCTCGACGTGCAGATCTTCTTCGATCAGGCCGAGCGCATCCGGAAGCCGGTCTGA
- the rsmA gene encoding 16S rRNA (adenine(1518)-N(6)/adenine(1519)-N(6))-dimethyltransferase RsmA, translating to MTEPPLPSEQNAGAARLLGPNEVRDLAERFGVSPTKKLGQNFVIDPNTVRKIVRLAGVEAGDRVIEIGPGLGSLTLGLTEAGADVTAIEIDRRLAVELLNTARQMQPEVFAGAAAPRLRVIHTDALELSAEMLGAAPAPPEVLVANLPYNVSVPILMHLLELVPGLRRGLVMVQAEVGYRIAAGPGSKEYGAPSAKAAWYGEWRIAGTVSRRIFWPVPGVDSVLVGYERFAEPRGDEGERGRTFELVNAAFAQRRKMLRQALQPVLGPLDVAVETIEAAGVAPTARAEQLRIDEFLAIARVHLGRSGVR from the coding sequence ATGACTGAGCCGCCGCTGCCCTCGGAGCAGAACGCGGGCGCCGCGCGCCTGCTCGGGCCGAACGAGGTGCGCGACCTCGCCGAGCGCTTCGGCGTCTCGCCCACCAAGAAGCTGGGGCAGAACTTCGTCATCGACCCCAACACGGTGCGCAAGATCGTGCGCCTCGCCGGCGTCGAGGCGGGCGACCGCGTCATCGAGATCGGGCCTGGACTCGGATCGCTCACCCTCGGTCTCACCGAGGCGGGCGCCGACGTCACGGCGATCGAGATCGATCGTCGTCTCGCGGTCGAGCTGCTGAACACGGCCCGGCAGATGCAGCCGGAGGTCTTCGCGGGCGCCGCGGCCCCGCGCCTGCGCGTCATCCACACCGATGCTCTCGAGCTGAGCGCCGAGATGCTCGGGGCCGCCCCGGCGCCCCCCGAGGTGCTGGTCGCGAATCTGCCCTACAACGTGTCGGTGCCGATCCTCATGCATCTGCTCGAGCTGGTGCCGGGCCTGCGCCGGGGCCTCGTGATGGTGCAGGCCGAGGTGGGGTACCGCATCGCGGCGGGCCCCGGTTCGAAGGAGTACGGCGCCCCGAGCGCGAAGGCCGCCTGGTACGGGGAGTGGCGGATCGCGGGCACCGTGAGCCGCCGCATCTTCTGGCCGGTGCCGGGCGTCGACTCGGTGCTCGTCGGGTACGAGCGCTTCGCCGAGCCGCGGGGCGACGAGGGGGAGCGCGGTCGCACCTTCGAGCTGGTGAACGCGGCGTTCGCGCAGCGGCGCAAGATGCTGCGCCAGGCGCTGCAGCCCGTGCTCGGCCCGCTCGACGTCGCGGTCGAGACGATCGAGGCGGCGGGGGTGGCCCCGACCGCCCGCGCCGAGCAGCTCCGCATCGACGAGTTCCTCGCGATCGCCCGCGTGCATCTGGGGCGCTCCGGGGTGCGCTAG
- a CDS encoding TatD family hydrolase has product MTGAEVPAGGLRKRAAPQATGGTGKGSQTRDLTRPATPEPLPIPVYDNHAHLEFEDGVDQLDPLDSLARAVSAGVRGIVQVGTDLETSRWSAQLAASDPRVLAAVALHPNEAPRLFAEGLLSSHLSEIARLAAQPRVRAVGETGLDFFRTGEDGRAAQIESFETHIEIAKANGIALQIHDRDAHDEVVATLLRVGAPERTVFHCFSGDARLARVCNEHGWYMSFSGTSTFKNAPALREALTVARPELVLAETDAPFLTPEPFRGRPNAPYLLPHTVRRMAETLDEPLDDVCARLAVNTERVYGAWDAGDDD; this is encoded by the coding sequence GTGACCGGCGCCGAGGTGCCGGCGGGCGGCCTGCGCAAGCGGGCGGCGCCCCAGGCGACCGGGGGCACTGGGAAGGGATCGCAGACGCGCGACCTGACCCGCCCCGCGACCCCCGAGCCGCTGCCGATCCCGGTCTACGACAACCACGCCCACCTCGAGTTCGAAGACGGGGTCGACCAGCTCGATCCGCTCGACTCGCTGGCGCGGGCGGTGTCGGCGGGCGTGCGCGGCATCGTGCAGGTCGGCACCGATCTCGAGACGAGCCGCTGGAGCGCGCAGCTCGCGGCGAGCGACCCTCGTGTGCTCGCCGCGGTCGCGCTGCACCCCAACGAGGCGCCCCGCCTCTTCGCCGAGGGACTGCTGAGCTCGCACCTCTCGGAGATCGCGCGTCTCGCCGCGCAGCCCCGGGTGCGGGCGGTCGGTGAGACCGGCCTCGACTTCTTCCGCACCGGCGAGGACGGCCGCGCGGCGCAGATCGAGTCGTTCGAGACGCACATCGAGATCGCGAAGGCCAACGGCATCGCCCTGCAGATCCACGATCGCGACGCGCACGACGAGGTCGTGGCGACGCTGCTGCGGGTGGGTGCGCCCGAGCGCACGGTGTTCCACTGCTTCTCGGGCGACGCGCGGCTCGCGCGCGTCTGCAACGAGCACGGATGGTACATGTCGTTCTCGGGCACCTCGACCTTCAAGAACGCGCCGGCGCTGCGCGAGGCGCTCACGGTGGCGCGGCCCGAGCTCGTGCTCGCCGAGACCGACGCCCCGTTCCTCACCCCCGAGCCGTTCCGCGGGCGGCCCAACGCGCCCTACCTGCTGCCGCACACGGTGCGCCGCATGGCCGAGACGCTCGATGAGCCCCTCGACGACGTCTGCGCGCGCCTCGCGGTGAACACCGAGCGCGTGTACGGCGCGTGGGACGCCGGCGACGATGACTGA
- a CDS encoding 4-(cytidine 5'-diphospho)-2-C-methyl-D-erythritol kinase — protein MSAIRGRSITVRAPGKINVFFRVGALQSDGYHDVASLYQAVSLFEEVTAAPSDGFSVRFTGPIDGGALPTDDTNLAIRAARLLAERTGYAGGVDLTVFKWVPIAGGMGGGSADAAATLVACDELWGTELGRSGLLPLAAELGADVPFALEGGTAVGTGRGDELSPALAKGTFHWVLALSEAGLSTPVVYRALDRHRDAHLRDLGRQPDQVKVDTAVLQAVRVGDADSLAEAMHNDLQVAALKLAPELTELLELGESRGARAGIVSGSGPTVAFLVGDAQEAAELRSVLSRAGVRALTVTGPVAGARIL, from the coding sequence ATGAGCGCGATTCGGGGGCGATCGATCACGGTGCGGGCGCCGGGCAAGATCAACGTGTTCTTCCGCGTGGGCGCGCTGCAGAGCGACGGATACCACGACGTGGCGTCGCTGTATCAGGCGGTGTCGCTGTTCGAGGAGGTGACGGCTGCGCCGTCCGACGGCTTCTCGGTGCGATTCACCGGTCCGATCGACGGCGGCGCGCTGCCGACCGACGACACGAACCTCGCGATCCGCGCTGCACGGCTGCTGGCCGAGCGCACGGGATACGCGGGCGGCGTCGACCTGACGGTGTTCAAATGGGTGCCGATCGCCGGCGGCATGGGCGGCGGGTCGGCCGACGCCGCAGCGACGCTCGTGGCCTGCGACGAGCTGTGGGGCACCGAGCTCGGCCGCTCGGGCCTGCTGCCGCTCGCCGCAGAGCTCGGCGCCGACGTGCCGTTCGCGCTCGAGGGCGGCACCGCGGTGGGCACGGGGAGGGGCGATGAGCTCAGCCCCGCGCTCGCGAAGGGCACATTCCACTGGGTGCTCGCGCTCTCGGAGGCCGGTCTCAGCACGCCGGTGGTGTACCGGGCGCTCGATCGCCATCGCGACGCGCACCTGCGAGATCTCGGCCGGCAGCCCGATCAGGTGAAGGTCGACACGGCCGTGCTGCAGGCGGTGCGGGTGGGCGACGCCGACTCGCTGGCCGAAGCGATGCACAACGATCTGCAGGTCGCGGCCCTCAAACTCGCTCCCGAGTTGACCGAGCTGCTGGAGCTGGGGGAGTCGCGGGGCGCACGCGCGGGAATCGTGTCCGGGTCGGGGCCGACCGTGGCGTTCCTGGTCGGCGACGCGCAGGAGGCGGCCGAGTTGCGCAGCGTGCTGAGCCGCGCGGGGGTGCGCGCGCTCACGGTGACCGGGCCGGTGGCGGGGGCGCGGATCCTCTGA
- a CDS encoding DsbA family oxidoreductase — protein sequence MTGTIKVDIWSDIACPWCYIGKRRFEAGVAAFREQRPDVDFEVESHSFELAPDTPLDFSGSEVDFLVRHKGMPAAQVEQMLAQMTELAAADGIEFDFSRVKHANTARAHRILHLAAESGAQSAMQDRLFRAYFSEGEDMSDPHTLARLGAEVGLDPDAVLAALDDDGYGEAVQRDITRARMLGVNGVPFFLLDQKYGISGAQSAEAFAGAFEQVLGFRAGDGGAAGADENDHEHGDRA from the coding sequence ATGACGGGAACCATCAAGGTCGACATCTGGTCCGACATCGCCTGCCCCTGGTGCTACATCGGCAAGCGCCGCTTCGAGGCGGGCGTCGCAGCGTTCCGCGAGCAGAGGCCCGACGTCGACTTCGAGGTCGAGAGCCACAGCTTCGAGCTGGCGCCCGACACTCCGCTCGACTTCTCGGGCAGCGAGGTCGATTTCCTCGTGCGCCACAAGGGGATGCCGGCCGCGCAGGTGGAGCAGATGCTCGCGCAGATGACGGAGCTGGCGGCGGCAGACGGCATCGAGTTCGACTTCTCGAGGGTGAAGCACGCGAACACCGCTCGCGCGCACCGGATCCTGCACCTCGCCGCCGAGTCGGGTGCGCAGTCGGCGATGCAGGACCGGCTCTTCCGGGCCTACTTCTCGGAGGGGGAGGACATGTCCGATCCGCACACCCTGGCGCGCCTCGGGGCGGAGGTCGGTCTCGATCCCGACGCCGTGCTCGCCGCGCTCGACGACGACGGCTACGGCGAAGCGGTGCAGCGGGACATCACCCGTGCGCGTATGCTCGGGGTGAACGGCGTGCCGTTCTTCCTGCTGGACCAGAAGTACGGCATCTCGGGCGCGCAGAGCGCCGAAGCCTTCGCGGGGGCGTTCGAGCAGGTGCTCGGCTTCCGCGCCGGCGACGGCGGCGCGGCGGGCGCCGACGAGAACGACCACGAGCACGGCGACCGGGCCTGA
- the metG gene encoding methionine--tRNA ligase, which produces MALDQQAQPSSFSITTPIFYVNDAPHIGHAYTEVAADVLARWHRQAGDDTWFLTGTDEHGQKILRTATANGVAPKEWADRLVESAWKPLLGTIDLSNDDFIRTTDARHEEGVAKFLQKLHDDGHVYAGEFEALYCVGCEEFKPKSEIVDGEGAFEGEKVCAIHSKPLELLQEKNYFFKMSAFQERLLALYEERPDFVQPASARNEVIAFVQQGLEDLSISRTSFDWGIPIPWDSSHVTYVWFDALLNYVTATGYGSDPEQFERRWPATHIVGKDILRFHAVIWPAMLMAAGLEVPRNVFAHGWLLVGGEKMSKSKLTGIAPNEITDTFGSDAFRYYFMRAISFGHDGSFSWEDLSARYQAELANGFGNLASRVLAMNKKYFAGRVPAAAVSADEQPADAAIRELAADVTARADERISAFAIHEAIAAVWELVDALNGYITEQEPWALAKDPEQRDRLAAVLYTTTEGLRVLAELLAPVIPQAAAKLWTALGAEQQLGALAEQPIREAGRWGRLAAGTEQQALAALFPRIETEGEGK; this is translated from the coding sequence ATGGCACTCGACCAGCAGGCACAGCCCTCCTCGTTCTCCATCACCACCCCCATCTTCTACGTGAACGACGCGCCCCACATCGGGCACGCGTACACCGAGGTGGCGGCTGACGTGCTGGCGCGGTGGCACCGGCAGGCGGGCGACGACACCTGGTTCCTCACGGGCACCGACGAGCACGGTCAGAAGATCCTGCGCACCGCCACCGCGAACGGCGTCGCGCCGAAGGAGTGGGCGGATCGCCTGGTCGAGTCGGCGTGGAAGCCCCTGCTCGGCACGATCGACCTCTCGAACGACGACTTCATCCGCACCACCGACGCCCGGCACGAGGAGGGCGTCGCGAAGTTCCTGCAGAAGCTGCACGACGACGGCCACGTCTACGCCGGCGAGTTCGAGGCGCTGTACTGCGTGGGCTGCGAGGAGTTCAAGCCGAAGAGCGAGATCGTCGACGGCGAGGGCGCCTTCGAAGGCGAGAAGGTGTGCGCGATCCACTCGAAGCCGCTCGAGCTGCTGCAGGAGAAGAACTACTTCTTCAAGATGAGCGCCTTCCAGGAGCGCCTGCTCGCGCTCTACGAGGAGCGCCCCGACTTCGTGCAGCCCGCGAGCGCGCGCAACGAGGTCATCGCCTTCGTCCAGCAGGGCCTCGAAGACCTGTCGATCTCGCGCACCTCGTTCGACTGGGGCATCCCCATCCCGTGGGACTCGTCGCACGTCACTTACGTGTGGTTCGACGCGCTGCTCAACTACGTCACCGCCACGGGTTACGGATCCGATCCCGAGCAGTTCGAGCGACGCTGGCCCGCGACCCACATCGTGGGCAAGGACATCCTGCGCTTCCACGCGGTGATCTGGCCCGCCATGCTGATGGCGGCGGGGCTCGAGGTGCCGCGCAACGTGTTCGCGCACGGCTGGCTGCTGGTGGGCGGCGAGAAGATGTCGAAGTCGAAGCTCACCGGCATCGCGCCCAACGAGATCACCGACACCTTCGGCTCCGACGCGTTCCGCTACTACTTCATGCGCGCGATCTCGTTCGGCCACGACGGCTCCTTCAGCTGGGAAGACCTGTCGGCCCGCTATCAGGCAGAGCTCGCCAATGGTTTCGGCAACCTCGCCAGCCGCGTGCTCGCGATGAACAAGAAGTACTTCGCGGGCCGCGTGCCGGCCGCGGCGGTCTCGGCCGACGAGCAGCCCGCCGACGCCGCGATCCGCGAGCTCGCCGCCGACGTGACCGCCCGCGCCGACGAGCGCATCTCCGCCTTCGCGATCCACGAGGCGATCGCGGCGGTCTGGGAGCTGGTCGACGCCCTCAACGGCTACATCACCGAGCAGGAGCCGTGGGCTCTGGCGAAGGATCCCGAGCAGCGCGACCGCCTCGCCGCCGTGCTCTACACGACCACCGAGGGGCTGCGCGTGCTGGCCGAGCTGCTCGCCCCGGTCATTCCGCAGGCCGCCGCGAAGCTGTGGACCGCACTGGGCGCCGAGCAGCAGTTGGGCGCGCTCGCCGAGCAGCCGATCCGCGAGGCCGGCCGCTGGGGTCGGCTCGCCGCGGGCACCGAGCAGCAGGCGCTCGCCGCCCTGTTCCCGCGCATCGAGACGGAGGGCGAGGGCAAGTGA
- a CDS encoding aminotransferase class III-fold pyridoxal phosphate-dependent enzyme: protein MSEEATVIESSVPQKRLVVTEIPGPRSREIHERRRAVVPPGVHSVLPVYIERSHDSILVDVDGNHLVDVCGGIGVTTIGHTDGAVVAAATEQLNKVTHTLFTMTPYEPYVQVAEHLAKHVPGSTPENPYKTLLMNSGAEAVENGVKIARKHTGRPGIAVLEHAYHGRTMLTSSMNHKAAPYALGYGPRAGDIYKAPNSYPLHDGLSGAEAAARTIAHLEKVAGAEDLACLVVEPIQGEGGFIVPADGYLPALAERCRANGIVFIADEVQAGMARTGTVFSIEQFGVEPDIVLSAKGIAGGLPLAGITGRAEIMDGSQPGGLGGTFGGNPVSCAAAVAVFEQIERENLLGEAKRIEASFTAGLNRLAEKYDSIAEVRGRGAMLAIEVVKPGTLEPDSKLVAQVIDFAASQGVVLLSTGIHNQGIRFLPSLKMSDELIDDVIGVLDEAFAAA, encoded by the coding sequence ATGAGCGAAGAAGCGACCGTCATCGAATCGTCCGTCCCCCAGAAGCGTCTCGTCGTCACCGAGATCCCGGGTCCCCGCTCACGAGAGATCCACGAGCGCCGCCGCGCGGTCGTGCCGCCCGGCGTGCACAGCGTGCTGCCCGTCTACATCGAGCGCTCGCACGACTCGATCCTGGTCGACGTCGACGGCAACCACCTCGTCGACGTCTGCGGCGGCATCGGCGTGACCACCATCGGCCACACCGACGGGGCCGTCGTCGCGGCCGCCACCGAGCAGCTGAACAAGGTCACCCACACCCTCTTCACCATGACCCCCTACGAGCCGTACGTGCAGGTCGCCGAGCACCTCGCCAAGCACGTGCCCGGCTCCACCCCCGAGAACCCCTACAAGACTCTGCTCATGAACTCGGGCGCGGAGGCCGTCGAGAACGGCGTCAAGATCGCCCGCAAGCACACCGGCCGCCCGGGCATCGCCGTGCTCGAGCACGCCTACCACGGCCGCACCATGCTCACGAGCAGCATGAACCACAAGGCGGCGCCCTACGCGCTCGGCTACGGTCCGCGCGCGGGCGACATCTACAAGGCCCCCAACTCGTACCCGCTGCACGACGGGCTGAGCGGCGCCGAGGCCGCGGCGCGCACGATCGCCCACCTCGAGAAGGTGGCCGGGGCCGAGGATCTCGCCTGCCTCGTCGTCGAGCCGATCCAGGGCGAGGGCGGCTTCATCGTTCCCGCCGACGGCTACCTCCCGGCGCTCGCCGAGAGGTGCCGGGCGAACGGCATCGTGTTCATCGCCGACGAGGTGCAGGCGGGCATGGCGCGCACCGGTACCGTCTTCTCGATCGAGCAGTTCGGCGTCGAGCCCGACATCGTGCTCTCGGCCAAGGGCATCGCGGGAGGCCTGCCCCTCGCGGGCATCACCGGCCGTGCCGAGATCATGGACGGCTCGCAGCCCGGCGGCCTCGGCGGCACCTTCGGGGGCAACCCGGTGTCGTGCGCCGCCGCCGTCGCCGTCTTCGAGCAGATCGAGCGCGAGAACCTGCTGGGCGAGGCGAAGCGCATCGAGGCCTCCTTCACGGCCGGCCTGAACCGCCTCGCCGAGAAGTACGACAGCATCGCCGAGGTGCGCGGCCGCGGCGCGATGCTCGCCATCGAGGTGGTCAAGCCGGGCACGCTCGAGCCTGATTCGAAGCTCGTGGCGCAGGTGATCGACTTCGCGGCCTCGCAGGGCGTGGTGCTGCTGAGCACCGGCATCCACAACCAGGGCATCCGCTTCCTGCCGTCGCTCAAGATGAGCGACGAGCTCATCGACGACGTCATCGGCGTGCTCGACGAGGCCTTCGCGGCCGCGTAG